The Syngnathus scovelli strain Florida chromosome 17, RoL_Ssco_1.2, whole genome shotgun sequence sequence TGATTAGTGCTCATTCATTATGCATGTATTATTTGTTATCACTAAACACATCATAGAGCGAATGTTGAAATCAAGCTGAATTGGTCTAATTGATGTCTGTTTTCTTTGTCTTCTCCAGGTGTTTTCTTTGACATTTTGAAGAACTGGATGAGTACAATTTAGCTTTCATCTCGGAGCGGCTCTAACATTGTGCCCATCTCCCTGTGCGGAGGGGGCAAGATGGCAGACCCTATAATGGACCTCTTTGAGGACACACCCCTGTTTAACCTGGACGCTATCCCCGATGACTCCTTTTCTCAGGGTTCATCAGACCCAGTGGAAGAGGCTCTTAAGCTGGCGTTAGGTCAGGTGGATCCACCAGTTGAATCAGAGCCCACGCCTGACCTTCCAGTCAACGCTGACCTTTGTGTTCCTGCCACAACCGCCACCGTACCTGCACAGGAATCCATTCCAGTTCCCGCACAGCAGACGGCAGCAGTGGTGACTGCTCAGACTGTTTCTTTAGCCACGCTTCCCACTGTAGCCCAGGCTCCTGCTGTTGTTGATACTGTACCTCAAGTTCAAGCCCATGCCACAGTATCCATAGCTAGCAACACCAATGTGGTCAGCAGTAGCACTGTCCTGCTTAACTCACCGCTAACTGTTTCCAGCCCCTCAGCCGCCACCACCACTGCTGCTCAGCAGCTCGCCCAGATCGCCCAGCAGCTCACTCCCCAGCAGCTATCTGCTCTCACGCAGCAAGCGGGAGGGAAGATTGTCATTCTCAAAGGTCCCCAGGGGCAAGCCCAGGTCCTCCAAACTTTACCAGGAGCCACAAGTTCTACAGGTGGCAAAGTCATCCGTTTGGTGTCTGGCTCACCGCTTAAACCAGCCGTGCTACAAGGAGGAGCGGTCTTGAACCAAACGACCACAGGACAAACTCAAGTAAAGGTTGGCGCTGCGGGTGTACAGAGGCTGCTGCAGTCCCCCAATGGTCCAGTGAAACAGTTGCTGCTCACCTCCATGCCCCAGCAAGGCCAGCAGGTCCAAGTGCAGATGCAAACACAGATGCCCCAAGCTCAAGTGCAAGTCCAGCCCCAGAGCCAGCCTGCTCAAATCCAAATCCAAGCTCAGAACCAGGTCCAACTCCAGCCAGCCATGCAGGCCCAAACCCCAGTAAGTGCTCCTTGCAGTCGGACTGTTAAATGAGGTTGAACTGGTTTGCGATCACACTTGGCTATATGGCCTGTTCGCTCATGATTGCAATGTTACTAATGAACTGTGTTTGTGACTTTAGGGGAGTGAAGCAAAACGAATCACCCTGGTTCTCCAGCAGCCTTCGCAAGCTGGAGCCGTTTCCACAATGGGTCAAACTGTTGTAGCCCAACCTCAGGTCACACAGGTTCAAGGAGGTCAACCACAGGTCCAAGCTCCAACAAGACTAGTACTGGGACAGCTCCCGGGAGGTAAACTGGTCCTCCAGGGAAGCCAGCTGGCAGCCTTGACCCAGGCCCGGGCTGCAGGTCAAGCAGGAGGGCAGCCCAAAGTCCTTACAATCCAGTTGCAGGTGCAACAGCAGCCAAACCAGCAAGGAGGAGTTAAGGTAAAAGCCTTCAATTAGtcattgcaaaaatgaaaagcatTCAATATGTTAAGTCATACTTTTGAAAGCCAGTCGAAGTTATTGTTTTAGTGTGACGGTTGACCAGCAGTTTGTGACTTACGTTTGTCACTTTTCAGTACCAGTTGGTTTCAGGAGCAAGCGGTACTGGTAGCCCGCAGGTACTGCAGATTTCCCAAGGCCAAGGAGGGCAGAGAGTTGCAGTGCCTCTCAAAATGCTTCTGCAGCCAcaggtgatctttttttttttacgacttgTAGATAGTTGTTTTCCATGTGAGTGGAACAGCAACATCATGTCATTTGCCCATACAGACTAGCGCGGCGGCTACAGCCGGTGGGGCTGTCTCAGTGGTAAAGGTCGTCAACGCTTCAACAGCGGGCCCCTCCAGTACGACCACCACGGCAACGCAGGCTATCCGCATCACCAAGGCCCCTGGCGATTCATCCTCTGTGCGACGCGTGGAGATCCTCTGCAAGCAGGAGAAGGCAAATCGAATTGTGGCCGAAGCTATAGCGAGGGCAAAAGCGCGCGGGGAGAAGAACTTGCCACGAGTACTCAACCAGGACGAACTTCCTTCCACGCAGACCTCACCAGAAATTGGAGGCACTGTGACCGTTGTCACGTCGGCAAAGAAAAAGACAAGCGGGGGAGGGAGCAAGAAGAAAAGTCCTGTAATTGCCGGAACGCTATCTAAAAGTGCAGGAGCAGCTGACAAAAAAGGCAAAGCAAAGCCAGCCGGAGGGACGCTTGTCGATTGTGGCGGCACCACCATACCTGCTGGTGGCATTAAGAGCAAAAGCAAAGCCAAGATAAAGTAAGAGATGCACTGTGGGAAAATGTTAACTTGATCCTTGGATGACCAGTCACTGATGTCTTCTCGTTTCTCGTTCCTCTTGTAGCACTATTACACTTGTAGgcgcaaagaaaagaaaaaggaatcCATCTTCCGATCATTCAGATGGGGAGTTGAGTCCTCCCTCACCTGCTGCACTCGAAGAAGATCTGATCATGGTAAGAACGCGCATTTGAAAACGGTCCTCAAGGGATATTGTGTATAATATTAAATTGACTAatcatgaaaatggaaaaattccTCTGTCCAGAAGAGGCGCTCTAATCGCGTGGTGAACAGAAAGAAGTACACCGAGGACCTGGACATTAAGATAACAGACGACGAGGACGAGCAGGAGGATGTTGACGTTACGACGACCACAGCGGCCGTGGCCTCCATCAGTGCGGCACCGGCAGCGGCCCACATCCACCAGGGCATTGACTTACATGGTGACGGACTGCCTGGCATGCAGTTCTTTGTGGTGTGTTGAGTCATTCACTTTTGAGACGAGACTGAAAATGCTGAATTTCCCTTCATTGAAatgtcatgtttgtttttttttatctgtgcaGGAAAACCCAAGTGAGGAGGATGCTGCCATTGTAGATAAAATTCTTTCCATGCGAGTAACAAAGAAGGAGGTATGCTTTTGTGCTTGTACTTCTCATTCACTGTTGCATTTCAAATTGACTTTTAAAACAATGGTGTTTTCTTGTTAGGTCTCCCTAGGCCAGTACACCAATCTTGAGGAATTCTTTGTCAAATACAAGAACTAGTAAGTCTCACGTCCTTGACAAGCAAAATGCGGCCTTAGAGTATGTGACTAGAATACAAGTTCACATTGTTGTTTGCAGTTCATACTTGCACTGCGAATGGGCCACCATGGGGCAATTGGAGAAAGACAAGAGGATCCATCAAAAGATCAAAAGGTTCAAGACTAAACATGCGCAGATGAGGCATTTTTTCCATGAGGTGAGAGTGCAGACGTACTTTTTGGGTTACAGCTTCTCTACCACACACATTAGGCGGAAAAATTATGTGAACCCTTTGAACTTAAATATCTGCATAAATTAATGTGTCCATAATGGTGAAATGTGGTCAATAAGCACACAATCACTGTCAAAATAAGCGGGATTAATGCTCTACGTGGTTTATCATGTTGCAAGGGTTCACATTCTTTTTTCCTCCTACTGTTTACTGCCGCTGTTGTATTGAAATGATTTGAATGTATTTGGCTCTGGTTGTCTTCAGGAGGAGGAGGTCTTTAATCCCGACTATGTGGAAGTGGACAGGATTCTGGATGTATCCCACAGTACAGACAAAGACAATGGCGAGGTAGAAGAAACGACACGATTATCATCTGAATGATGTAAATGACTTGCATCGTTATTAACTACGACTCTTTGCTCCACGCCTTTAGCCAGTGATTTACTACCTGGTTAAGTGGTGCTCTCTGCCTTATGAAGATGCAACCTGGGAGTTGAATGAGGATGTGGATGAGGGCAAGGTTGAAGAGTTTAAGAAAATCCAAACCCGACAACCTCGCCTCAAGAAAATGGTAAGGACTGAAGTGCTAGATATTAAGAATTTATTGTCCTCCAGTCTTAGGTTCTAGGAAAGAAATGACATGGATTGGCTCCAGTCATTCGTCAACATTCAAAAGACTAAACAcagatggccagtgtgtatgTTCATTTGCGGTGattctcttatttttttttacgctgCCCCCTACTGTAGACGCGGCCGCAGGCTGGCTCGTGGAAGAAGTTGGAGGAGACGAGAGAGTACAAGAATGGCAACACTCTTCGAGAATATCAACTGGAGGGTGTCAACTGGCTGCTCTTCAACTGGTACAACAGGTACGTGTCACGCCATGACGTGTCTGCAAAATATAACAAAATGCCAGTCAAACATTAAGAAGTCGTATTTGGCAACTCTACACGGGTGACCTGGTTTAGGGCAGTTGTTCTCAACTGATTTTATGCTGGTACCTACATCACGTCATTATGTCACGACCTACTTTTACAGGAGACGAAACTGTGCATGTTGTTTTTAGGCTTGAAAAACACATGAATGTCCTTCATTCAAGCCTGAGTACATGTAACTACTGCAAAGTGACTGTCAGTGCGTATTAGTAAGAAACTCGTGTGTATTGTAacatttatttgtttaaaaaaacaagcaacACCTCAGTGTTGGATATTTCACTGACCACAAACAGTTGACTGTAAATAAGTggcaataaaataattttaaaaaatcaagaaTGCGGAAAATAACGGCACATATTTACCTTGAAAGAATATTCTTAAGGGAAATTGTACTGAATGACTGTGAGGGAAGAAAATGTTGAAATATTTCTGTTTTACTTTCAACGATTCTCCCTTGCTTTGCTCCCACCTTATGTTTCAGGCAAAACTGTATCCTAGCAGATGAAATGGGTCTAGGCAAAACAATCCAGTCCATCACTCTGCTGTCTGAGATTTATGCCACTGGGATCCAGGGTCCCTTCCTGGTGATTGCCCCCCTTTCCACCATCACCAACTGGGAGAGAGAATTCTCCACATGGACCAACATGAATGCCATCGTCTACCACGGCAGCTTGGCCAGCAGGCAGATGATCCAACAGTACGAGATGTACTGTAAAGATGACAAGGTAGGCTCGATAGGAACTGATTGGACTGAAATTGTCGGTTTCTAATTGATGTCGCCATTTTGTGCACAGGAACATTTGATCCCGGGCGCGTACAAGTTTGATGCGCTGATCACAACTTTTGAAATGGTGTTGTCTGACTGCCCCGAGCTGAGGGAGATATCCTGGCGTTGCGTGATCATCGATGAAGCGCATCGCCTCAAGAATCGTAACTGCAAGCTGTTGGACAGCTTGAAAATGTTGGAACTGGTGCGTTGACTGGCGTAGAATCATGAAACCCTATGATGCCGACCGAGCAGGGAGTAGTCTCTGATTTGGAAGTCACCTTATTGTTTTTGCCCCTAGGAGCACAAGGTGCTGTTGACTGGAACTCCTCTGCAGAATACTGTGGAGGAACTCTTCAGTTTGCTTCATTTCCTGGAGCCCGCACAGTTCCCCTCTGAAATTGAATTTCTTCGGGAATTTGGAGACCTCAAAACCGAGGAGCAGGTGCAAAATACTTGATATATGATCGATCATTCAATACTATTCTTGTGACTATAAGAGTATAAGCCATAGTTGTCATCATAACTTCATATTAGATATTTTAAATTTGGCTGTGACTGAGCATGTTctatttttctccttttttattttaaccccTCAGGTTCAGAAACTGCAAGCTATATTGAAGCCGATGATGTTGCGAAGGCTCAAAGAGGACGTCGAGAAGAATTTGGcacccaaacaggagacaatcaTTGAGGTTAATCAATGTTCTTAATGCATGATGATCATTTTTCCTTATGCAACCGTCTCAGCATACCTTTTGCGTTCCTCTAAGGTTGAGTTGACGGATATTCAGAAAAAGTACTaccgggccatcttggagaggaACTTCAGTTTTCTCAGTTTAGGAGCAAACAGTAACAGCAATGTCCCCAATCTGCTCAACACTATGATGGAACTGCGCAAGTGCTGCAACCACCCTTACCTCATCAACGGTATTATAACATGCTCTTAGTTCTCGCTTTTATACAAacgtaaaaatgaaaaatactttttattaTGTATAAACTTGGAATCATATGTTTACAAGTCCTTGGTGCTAATGTTGTTAACTTGAAATCCCTTTCATCCAATGATGTCATGTCTTTTTGAACAAGGTGCGGAGGAGAAGATTGTAGCAGAGTTACGGCAAGTCTATGACCCTCTGGCTCCAGACTTCCATTTGCAAGCTTTAATTCGGTCAGCCGGAAAACTCGTCTTGCTGGACAAGCTTCTGCCACGGCTCAAGGCTGGTGGTCACAAAGTCCTTATCTTCTCTCAAATGGTGCGCTGCTTAGACATTCTGGAGGACTACCTCATCAACAAGAGGTGGGAGGCTTTGCCTTATTTTCCTCCGCTTGTCATACGTGTCTTTTCAAGTTCTTGTTTCCAAATCTTTCCAGATACCTGTATGAGCGGATTGATGGCAGAGTCCGTGGCAATTTACGACAGGCTGCCATCGATCGCTTCAGCAAGCCGGACTCGGACCGCTTTGTCTTTCTGCTGTGTACCCGAGCTGGCGGCTTGGGTATCAACCTCACCGCGGCTGACACCTGCGTCATATTTGACTCGGACTGGAACCCTCAAAATGACCTGCAGGTACatattcaactgctgttcagacCAACATTACCGGTTTTGgaggttttgtttcttttccttttaCGGATCGACACCATAATAAAAGAGTAATTTTTTGTTTAAAACTTCCTCAGGCACAAGCCCGATGTCATCGTATTGGCCAGTCAAAAGCAGTCAAAGTCTACCGTCTGATCACGAGGAATTCCTACGAGAGAGAAATGTTGGACAAAGCCAGTCTAAAGCTGGGTCTCGACCGTGCTGTCCTGCAAAGCATGAGTGGCAATAAAGACAGTAATGTCAACGGGGTAAGAAGAAAATCACCTACAATTTATATTATGGAtgactttttttccaaaatgttgttacTTCCACCAGATCCAGCAGTTTTCGAAGAAGGAGATTGAAGACTTGCTGAGGAAAGGCGCTTACGCCGCCATTATGGACGAGAACGACGAGGGTAGCCGCTTCTGTGAGGAAGACATTGACCAGATCCTCCAGCGCAgagccaccaccatcaccatagAGAGTGAGGGCAAGGGCTCCACCTTCTCAAAGGCCAGCTTTGTGGCCTCCGAGAACCGAAATGACATTGCCCTCGACGACCCGGAATTCTGGGAAAAGTGGGCCAAGAAAGCTGACATAGACATGGACACCATCAACAGAAAAGTAAACGGATTGTCACTTGGGAAAATTGTTTTGTGTACCTGTATTTTCTCTCAATTTGCTGGGAGTAACATGTCATTGTTTCCTTCATCCCTAGAACACACTTGTTATTGACACTCCCAGAGTGCGCAAGCAGACTCGGCAATATTCCACTCTGCGAGGAGAAGGTGCAGAACTAACTGATGCTGACAGTGACGAAGAGTACCCACCTGTGAATTCCAGACACTCTCGCTCTTCCCGACGTGCTGATCGCCATACTGGAGTTGGCTACGGTCGCACTGACTGTTTCCGTGTGGAAAAACATCTGCTTGTCTATGGGTATGCACATTTGGCTTCCTTAGATTATGTTGGTCTTTATTATAACATTAATTATCATTGTGACTTGGTTGTTGAcacaagtatttatttatttattgtccaGTTGGGGCCGCTGGAGGGACATTCTCTCTCATGCCCGATGTAAGCGGCGTCTGAGCGAGCGCGATGTGGAGACAATCTGCCGTGTCATCCTGGTATTTTGTCTTCTTCACTATCGTGGTGATGAGAACATTAAGAGTTTCATCTGGGAACTCATCACTCCACCAGAGAACGGACGTGAACCCCAAACACTGCTCAACCActctggtaggaaaatgatcATGGCTTAAAAGTTTCAACTTGCATGTCATATAAAAAAAGGTAGCTCAAGTggcttgatgttttgtttttattggagTCACAGAAATTCTCTCCTTGGTTGAGTTGACTGTTGTTTGCCTCAGGCCTTTCCATCCCAGTCCCCAGAGGTAGAAAAGGGAAGAGGGTAAAAGCTCAGAGCACATTTGATGTGCAGAAGGTGGAATGGATCCGCAAGTACAACCCAGACAcgctgctgctggatgacagTTACCGCAAACATCTCAAACACCAGTGCAACAAGTTGGTGGcccatcaaagttgttttgctgCAAATGTGTACTTTTTTGCTATGTTACTATTCCACGTCTCTTCTCTCATAGGGTGTTGCTCAGGGTGCGCATGCTGTACTatctgaaacaggaagtgattggTGAACATGCTGAGTCTGTCCTAAAAGGGGCTGACATTAggtaaaataaatcattcataAAGGGCGCAATATGATTACTGCTTACAGAGATGGGCGAACAAGCGAAGTTAATGAGTCCAgtcgcttgaaaaaaaaaaaaaaaaaagcatggtaCCAGCAGGTACTCGCTGGCTCCAAGGACAACATGAATAGTCATGGgtgttcctaaaaaaaaaaaaaaaatagctcaccaGTGATGCGATACAACTTATTAAGAATTAAAACAGGAGAAGATTGCTACCATTTACTTATTGACTTGCACATTTATTCATTGAAATACCCTAtattttgttaaaaaataagGCCATTGCCTTCAATGGAGAAACCTTTTTATTtccccaaatatttttaaaagaggATGTTTTGGCACTCTAATTTTAATATGTGATATTAATGTTTTTGCTCACCGCAGAATCTAATCTTATAAAAGCTACCGTGAGACACACGAAGAACTAATGTGTttcttttcagagatgtggataTCTGGATGCCAGAGATGGAGCAGCAAGAGGTACCTACAACATGGTGGGATGGTGAGGCGGATCGCTCTCTGCTGGCTGGTGTCTTTAAACACGGTAAGAATGTTCTGGAGAATTTCGGGTGGCCGAACTTACTACTGCTGCTAGCATGAGATGAAAGCAGTCACCCTGTTTCTAGGTTATGAGATGTACACAACCATGCGTGCTGATCCACGTCTCTGTTTCCTGGAGAGAGTGGGCCGCCCAGACGACAAGGCTATTGATGCCGAGCAGCACACTGCTGATGGCGAGCTGGGAGATGAGTGAGTCATGACATATGCTTACGACTTATGACACATGCTTGTGACTTGTTGATTAACTTATTTGTTTTGCTCAGAGCTGACTATGATAAATACTCAGAGGACCCAGAGTTTAAGCCTGCATCAAGACTCCCCAAAGACTCTTATGATGAGGTATACCTCTGAGATTGCTGTGAAATGCTTCGACAATTAAGTGTCTTACATTGTTATTTAATGACTCCTTCTGACAGTCTGACGGTATGAAGATGGAGGAGGACATCTCTGTTGAAGACAAGGCGGTTGCAGTGATCACAGAAAGTGTTGCTAACCAGAACCAGAGCGGTTGCGATTGGCCCTCGAGTTCCTCTCTTACCGCACGCTTACGGCGGTTGGTCACAGCTTACCAGCGCAGCTACAGGCAGGAGCAGCTGAAAATTGAAGCGGAGGCCAAGGGCGATCGCAGACGCAGGAGATGTGAGCAGGCCAGCAAGCTGAAAGAGATAGCACGACAGGAGCGACAACAAAGGTATACTGATTTGAAATGTCTCTTCTTCAAAAATGCATGTTGGTTTACACAACGCCACCAATGAATTTCCCTTGGTGGATGGAAGTCACGATTCGATTTTCCTTTCTTGCAGGTGGACACGCAGAGAAGAATGTGACTTCTACCGAGTTGTCTCAACCTTTGGTGTAGAAACAATGAAAAAGGAGCCTGGCATTGTTGAAGGCGAAGAACCAGACTATGAATGGGCGCGATTCCGCACCTTTGCACGCCTGGATAAAAAAACAGATGAAAGCCTTAGCCGCTACTTCCGCTCTTTTGTAGCCATGTGCCGGAGAGTGTGCCATCTGCGTCCTGGCCGGGAGGAGGGTAACTACAGCCACCCCGATACTCAAATATGAACATTTATTGCAGAGGCACTGCCAAAATGTAACAACTGTATGTACGTTCCCTAGATTTGTCACCGCTTCCCCAGACTGTGGCCCCCATCACAGAGGAGCGCGCTTCCCGCACACTGTATCGCATAAGCCTCCTCCGTCGCCTACGTGAACGAGTCCTTCCGCACCCCTCCCTGGAAGAGCGTCTGCTGCTAGCACCCCGCACCTCCGAGCTGCCCACCTGGTGGAGTATTCCGGAGCATGACCGTCAGCTGATGCTTGGCACAGCGGTGCACGGCGTCAGCCGCACCGAGCTGTCGGTCTTCCCAGACCCGCAGTTCACGTTCACTGCGGCCCGAGATGAATTCATTCAGAACCAGCAAGCCCCGCCTccgccccaaccccaacccgtcATGCACCTCAACCAGCCAAAGTCCATTGCAGAGGTGCCGGATGTGAAGGAGGATGGACAAGAAATGGACATTAGTTTGCTAGGTGGTGAAATCAATGCTCACCTGCAAAGTACGCCTTTGACTCACCATGATGGCAAGGCACGAGGGCAAAGCTGGAGCTAcaagaagaacaaaaacaagGGAGCAAGCAAAGGAGGTGAAGAGGGTGGGTCAGATTCGGATTCGGACTCAGATTCAGGTTCGTCGTCATCTGATCGATCGGGCAGCAGTGATGACAGCGGAGATAGTGAAGAAGAAGCGGGTGGAGGTCAGTTGGGATTGGACAAGAACAATGCACAGTTAGACACATTAATAAGACTTTGTTTGCTCTTTGTTTTCTTCTAGGTGCGAAGACGTGTGATGTCGATGAAGAAAACAGTTTACTCTCAATGGCCTTGTCTCAGGATGGCATTCCGCCTGCGGATCCTATCAGAGTAGACTGGCCCAAGGTAAATATGGAGCTTTTCAAAAATAATCCAACCGTGGAATTGGAATTATTTGGCAGGAAAACATCTTggaatttgttttcaaatgactCGGAAAGTTACAGCTATATCTATGTACACACATGATTTGCTGGCGGTTGATGTTTAATGACTGTCTTTCATTCAAACTCAGGACCGTGTGTTGATCAACCGTCTGGATAGTTTGTGCACATTGGTGCTCACCGGGCAGTGGCCGTCAGGGCGGCGCTACGTGTCTGAAACTCACATTAACCAAAGCTCCGAGCTGCAGGGAGACGAAATGGCTTATGCTCGGGCGGGCCGCAAACCCATCGGTGTTCCTGGAGGAGAAGGAGAGGATGGAGAATTCACCGTCAAACTCCTCAAGGTCATTGTGCACTTAATCTTTAGGGTCTCGCTTTGTGTATCATcctgatcatcatcatcatcaggtcattgtttttgttttttttccacagaacATGTTCAATTTTGTAAGTTGACATTGTCCAACTAGCCCAAAAATTCAAATCTCTTTTGGTTTTTCATTTCCgatcagtatttatttatttgtgagtTTTTCGTCGACAGCAGCGGTGGTGTTTATTATGGCTCAATACATCTCTGTCACTTTACCAGGAGGAGGGTCTGAAGCTGACCTTCTCGAAGCAGGCACTGATGCCCAACGGGTCAGGGGGCGAAAGCAGCCGTAAGAGGCGCAAAGAACTGGAGGTTCAATGATCATCTTAATGAAAAAGCATTTAGATGCGACAACCACACCACCTTTTGACTGCTGACTTGTTGCCTGCCATTCTTCTATGTTGTAGTTATCAGACCCAGATGGCTTCCTTGACCCACTGGAGCGTATTCCTCGACGCCGGGACCCTCCCACCTGGCTGAAAGAAAATCCAGAATATGAAGTGGAGGGAGACATGCTAG is a genomic window containing:
- the chd8 gene encoding chromodomain-helicase-DNA-binding protein 8 isoform X2, which codes for MADPIMDLFEDTPLFNLDAIPDDSFSQGSSDPVEEALKLALGQVDPPVESEPTPDLPVNADLCVPATTATVPAQESIPVPAQQTAAVVTAQTVSLATLPTVAQAPAVVDTVPQVQAHATVSIASNTNVVSSSTVLLNSPLTVSSPSAATTTAAQQLAQIAQQLTPQQLSALTQQAGGKIVILKGPQGQAQVLQTLPGATSSTGGKVIRLVSGSPLKPAVLQGGAVLNQTTTGQTQVKVGAAGVQRLLQSPNGPVKQLLLTSMPQQGQQVQVQMQTQMPQAQVQVQPQSQPAQIQIQAQNQVQLQPAMQAQTPGSEAKRITLVLQQPSQAGAVSTMGQTVVAQPQVTQVQGGQPQVQAPTRLVLGQLPGGKLVLQGSQLAALTQARAAGQAGGQPKVLTIQLQVQQQPNQQGGVKYQLVSGASGTGSPQVLQISQGQGGQRVAVPLKMLLQPQTSAAATAGGAVSVVKVVNASTAGPSSTTTTATQAIRITKAPGDSSSVRRVEILCKQEKANRIVAEAIARAKARGEKNLPRVLNQDELPSTQTSPEIGGTVTVVTSAKKKTSGGGSKKKSPVIAGTLSKSAGAADKKGKAKPAGGTLVDCGGTTIPAGGIKSKSKAKINTITLVGAKKRKRNPSSDHSDGELSPPSPAALEEDLIMKRRSNRVVNRKKYTEDLDIKITDDEDEQEDVDVTTTTAAVASISAAPAAAHIHQGIDLHGDGLPGMQFFVENPSEEDAAIVDKILSMRVTKKEVSLGQYTNLEEFFVKYKNYSYLHCEWATMGQLEKDKRIHQKIKRFKTKHAQMRHFFHEEEEVFNPDYVEVDRILDVSHSTDKDNGEPVIYYLVKWCSLPYEDATWELNEDVDEGKVEEFKKIQTRQPRLKKMTRPQAGSWKKLEETREYKNGNTLREYQLEGVNWLLFNWYNRQNCILADEMGLGKTIQSITLLSEIYATGIQGPFLVIAPLSTITNWEREFSTWTNMNAIVYHGSLASRQMIQQYEMYCKDDKEHLIPGAYKFDALITTFEMVLSDCPELREISWRCVIIDEAHRLKNRNCKLLDSLKMLELEHKVLLTGTPLQNTVEELFSLLHFLEPAQFPSEIEFLREFGDLKTEEQVQKLQAILKPMMLRRLKEDVEKNLAPKQETIIEVELTDIQKKYYRAILERNFSFLSLGANSNSNVPNLLNTMMELRKCCNHPYLINGAEEKIVAELRQVYDPLAPDFHLQALIRSAGKLVLLDKLLPRLKAGGHKVLIFSQMVRCLDILEDYLINKRYLYERIDGRVRGNLRQAAIDRFSKPDSDRFVFLLCTRAGGLGINLTAADTCVIFDSDWNPQNDLQAQARCHRIGQSKAVKVYRLITRNSYEREMLDKASLKLGLDRAVLQSMSGNKDSNVNGIQQFSKKEIEDLLRKGAYAAIMDENDEGSRFCEEDIDQILQRRATTITIESEGKGSTFSKASFVASENRNDIALDDPEFWEKWAKKADIDMDTINRKNTLVIDTPRVRKQTRQYSTLRGEGAELTDADSDEEYPPVNSRHSRSSRRADRHTGVGYGRTDCFRVEKHLLVYGWGRWRDILSHARCKRRLSERDVETICRVILVFCLLHYRGDENIKSFIWELITPPENGREPQTLLNHSGLSIPVPRGRKGKRVKAQSTFDVQKVEWIRKYNPDTLLLDDSYRKHLKHQCNKVLLRVRMLYYLKQEVIGEHAESVLKGADIRDVDIWMPEMEQQEVPTTWWDGEADRSLLAGVFKHGYEMYTTMRADPRLCFLERVGRPDDKAIDAEQHTADGELGDEADYDKYSEDPEFKPASRLPKDSYDESDGMKMEEDISVEDKAVAVITESVANQNQSGCDWPSSSSLTARLRRLVTAYQRSYRQEQLKIEAEAKGDRRRRRCEQASKLKEIARQERQQRWTRREECDFYRVVSTFGVETMKKEPGIVEGEEPDYEWARFRTFARLDKKTDESLSRYFRSFVAMCRRVCHLRPGREEDLSPLPQTVAPITEERASRTLYRISLLRRLRERVLPHPSLEERLLLAPRTSELPTWWSIPEHDRQLMLGTAVHGVSRTELSVFPDPQFTFTAARDEFIQNQQAPPPPQPQPVMHLNQPKSIAEVPDVKEDGQEMDISLLGGEINAHLQSTPLTHHDGKARGQSWSYKKNKNKGASKGGEEGGSDSDSDSDSGSSSSDRSGSSDDSGDSEEEAGGGAKTCDVDEENSLLSMALSQDGIPPADPIRVDWPKDRVLINRLDSLCTLVLTGQWPSGRRYVSETHINQSSELQGDEMAYARAGRKPIGVPGGEGEDGEFTVKLLKEEGLKLTFSKQALMPNGSGGESSRKRRKELELSDPDGFLDPLERIPRRRDPPTWLKENPEYEVEGDMLELLVNRSKRKRRRKADKALTGNEKVKLINIRTGKKIGAAFCPMLQDLREYLEENADLVVAPDWSETVRNSGFLPETLFHRLLTEHSDIPKKTRHRHHHHHHHHHHHHHQHHHTPEPTPENPYLEGVEEETLVSDGAYMMDEEDLETSQHFLTSPDFVKIEAGDSLSQGDYDSSDQEALLDDVIITQKDSNSSSSSED